The sequence TCGAGGAAGAGATCCTCGCCGAACGCGCGGACCTCGAGACCTTTCAGATCCGGATGGAGCTCTTCCTCACCGTCGTCATCGGCGCCGCCCTTGCCGTCGGCGTGGCCCTTGCGGTCTGGATCGGCACCTACCGGCTGAGCCGGCCGCTGCAGCGGCTGACCCGCTCGCTCGGCCTGATCTCGGAAGGCAACCTGTCGGTCGAGACCGACCGGCACCGGCCCAAGGACGAGATCGGCGCCATCTGGAACGCCACCGACAAGCTGCTCGTCTCCCTGCAGGAGGCAGAGAATCTGCGGGCCGATCACGCAACACAGAAAGAGCGCGCGGAAGCGGAAAAGCGCGCCGCCATGCACGCGCTGGCCGATGCGTTCGATGCCGAGGTTTCCGGCGTCGTCCGCTCCGTTTCCGCCGCCGTGGTCCAGTTGGAGCAGAGCGCGTCCACGATGAGCGCCTCGGCCGACCAGACCCTGCAGCAGTCGACGGTCGTGGCCGCGGCATCGGAACAGGCGGCGACCAACGTGCAGACGGTCGCCTCGGCCGCGGAGGAGCTCGCCGCGTCCGTCCGCGAGATCTCGTCCCAGGTCGCCCAGGCGGCCACCATCTCCGGCAACGCCAGCGATCAGGCGGAAGGAACCGCCAGGCTGGTGCGCGGACTGGCGGCCTCGGCCGAGCGGATCGGCAAGGTGGTCCAGCTGATCACCGACATCGCCGCCCAGACCAACCTGCTCGCCCTCAACGCCACCATCGAGGCGGCTCGCGCCGGCGAGGCCGGCAAGGGCTTCGCGGTCGTAGCCATGGAAGTGAAGACGCTGGCCGAGCAGACCTCCAAGGCCACCGGCGAGATCACCGCCCAGATCGCCGACGTCCAGTCGGCGACGGAGGAGGTCGTGCGCGCAATCGGTGACATCGCCGGCACCATCAAGGAGATCGACGAGGTCTCGTCGTCAATCGCGTCCTCGGTGGAAGAGCAGGGAGCCGCCACCAGCGAGATCGCCCAGAACGCGCAGCAGGCCGCCCAGGGCACGCAGGAGGTTTCCAGCAACATCGTCTCCGTCTCGACGGCGGCCAACGACACCGGTCGCGTGTCGACCGAAATCGTCCACGCCGCCTCTGACCTCTCCCGTCAGGCCGGAAACCTGCGCACGCAGG is a genomic window of Amorphus orientalis containing:
- a CDS encoding methyl-accepting chemotaxis protein: MKISGKIYSIVAVLGLTTVSACGTGLYGVSATMHANEIIRNDNVRAFDIERVDKYVTGLVKEGMGAYALASPAEARDLAEEATTWLAHIDTAFEEFETRSVNRDPGVTERLKEALLAFEAVQRNVIATARAGTPQAAHELANAPQAKAAEQSVMSALHAAEDRIEEEILAERADLETFQIRMELFLTVVIGAALAVGVALAVWIGTYRLSRPLQRLTRSLGLISEGNLSVETDRHRPKDEIGAIWNATDKLLVSLQEAENLRADHATQKERAEAEKRAAMHALADAFDAEVSGVVRSVSAAVVQLEQSASTMSASADQTLQQSTVVAAASEQAATNVQTVASAAEELAASVREISSQVAQAATISGNASDQAEGTARLVRGLAASAERIGKVVQLITDIAAQTNLLALNATIEAARAGEAGKGFAVVAMEVKTLAEQTSKATGEITAQIADVQSATEEVVRAIGDIAGTIKEIDEVSSSIASSVEEQGAATSEIAQNAQQAAQGTQEVSSNIVSVSTAANDTGRVSTEIVHAASDLSRQAGNLRTQVDAFIERVRAA